From the genome of Flavobacterium ovatum, one region includes:
- a CDS encoding AsmA family protein, which translates to MKSKILKGLKITGITIVGLLVLMFALPKLFPEFITNQIKVFANENIEGELHFQESNLSFFDHFPSLTLTLKDFNLKGAAPYKNETLISAKAMAFGINIPRLIFKKEVKIDQIFVSNALFNIKVNEQGQANYSVYKSKDESPTDSESSETTIKLEKIDIKNTQVVYNDLSTKILMEARGFNYVGKGDLEKSVFDLVTEAKINSFDFSLGGEQYLKNKQVNATLITKINTTSLAFEFKQNDLKINKLPVDFKGTFNFIKDGYAMNFVVKSTDSNLYDFFTALPPQFTQWLSKTIIEGKTDVLLTLKGDYIEKENKKPDLGFNMKIRKGMIAYDKVPVAASNLFLNFDTKLPSLDTQKLNVKIDSIYFNLGKEYFNGILDIKGLEKPAIAARFRAQMDLEKMNRAFGISTINLKGVLNADLSVNGVYDMENKILPKTKGFINLKNGAIKTPYYPNPITDINLDLTMDNPAGTTKDLSIKMNPASFVFEGKPVKVEGAFSNLDDINYDLKVNGEMDLGKIYQVFSQKGLDIKGYIKANLALKGTQSDATNGRYSKLKNSGTLLLRNITTYSQYLPKAFVINEGLFTFKQDQLQFKNFTASYGKSDFVMNGNMSNVINFVLSDKAVLKGNFALKSKNLYVDEFMYASPDPAPVDGQVASAAVSSGVVVIPPNFNLNLSAHSNKVYWQGLTISDLAGNMNVNKGKLSLKESGFKIIGSPVRMDVVYNNETLQRAFFDFKIKAEDFDIKRAYNEIEMFRNMATAAKSAEGIVSLDYAVKGKMNQDMKPIYPSLSGGGKLSVKDVKMKGFKMFNNVSKSTSFESIKDPNVTKVDINTTIKNNIITIEQFKFKFAGFRPRIEGTSNFDGKLNIKMRLGLPPLGIIGIPLTVTGTQENPKVKLGKKTEEIEEQEYIETPIK; encoded by the coding sequence ATGAAGAGTAAGATACTCAAAGGGTTGAAAATTACTGGGATTACAATAGTTGGTCTACTAGTATTAATGTTTGCATTGCCAAAATTGTTTCCAGAATTCATTACCAATCAAATTAAGGTTTTTGCTAACGAAAATATTGAGGGCGAATTGCATTTTCAGGAATCCAATTTGTCGTTTTTTGATCATTTTCCTTCATTGACACTTACGTTGAAGGATTTTAATTTAAAAGGAGCTGCTCCTTATAAAAACGAAACGTTGATTAGTGCCAAGGCAATGGCTTTTGGAATAAATATTCCTAGATTGATTTTCAAAAAAGAGGTAAAAATTGACCAAATATTTGTTTCGAATGCCTTGTTCAATATCAAAGTAAATGAACAAGGACAGGCGAATTACAGCGTTTATAAATCCAAAGATGAAAGTCCTACTGACAGCGAAAGTTCTGAAACTACTATCAAATTAGAAAAGATAGACATCAAGAATACTCAGGTGGTTTATAATGATTTATCGACTAAAATCCTGATGGAAGCTCGTGGTTTCAATTATGTGGGAAAAGGAGATTTGGAAAAATCTGTTTTTGATTTGGTGACCGAAGCGAAGATTAACTCTTTTGATTTTAGCCTTGGAGGCGAACAATATTTGAAAAACAAACAAGTGAATGCGACGTTGATAACCAAAATCAATACCACTTCTTTGGCTTTTGAATTCAAGCAAAATGATTTGAAAATCAATAAATTGCCAGTAGATTTCAAAGGAACCTTCAATTTCATTAAAGACGGTTATGCGATGAATTTTGTTGTAAAATCGACTGATAGTAATTTGTATGATTTTTTTACTGCTCTTCCACCTCAATTTACGCAATGGTTGTCTAAGACTATAATCGAAGGGAAAACAGATGTTTTGTTGACTTTAAAAGGTGATTATATCGAAAAGGAAAATAAGAAACCCGATTTAGGTTTCAACATGAAAATTCGAAAAGGGATGATTGCTTATGATAAGGTTCCGGTGGCGGCATCAAATCTTTTTTTGAATTTTGACACCAAATTACCTTCTTTAGATACTCAAAAACTGAATGTTAAGATTGATTCTATATATTTCAATTTAGGAAAAGAATATTTCAATGGAATCCTAGATATAAAAGGATTAGAAAAACCTGCAATTGCTGCTCGTTTTCGTGCCCAAATGGATTTAGAAAAAATGAATCGCGCTTTCGGAATTTCGACCATAAATCTTAAAGGAGTTTTGAATGCAGATCTTTCGGTAAATGGTGTGTATGACATGGAAAATAAAATTTTACCTAAAACGAAAGGATTTATCAATTTGAAAAATGGTGCGATCAAAACGCCATATTATCCTAATCCAATAACCGATATTAATTTGGATTTGACAATGGACAACCCAGCTGGAACTACCAAAGATCTTTCGATAAAAATGAATCCAGCTTCTTTTGTATTCGAAGGAAAGCCTGTAAAAGTAGAAGGTGCATTTAGTAATCTAGATGACATCAACTATGATTTAAAAGTAAATGGCGAAATGGATTTGGGCAAAATCTATCAAGTGTTTTCACAAAAAGGTTTAGATATAAAAGGATATATCAAAGCGAATCTAGCCTTGAAGGGAACGCAGAGCGACGCCACAAACGGTCGCTATTCGAAATTAAAGAATAGCGGAACTTTATTATTGCGAAACATTACGACATATTCTCAATATTTACCAAAAGCTTTTGTGATTAACGAAGGTCTTTTTACCTTTAAACAAGACCAATTGCAGTTCAAAAACTTTACAGCATCTTATGGGAAATCCGATTTTGTGATGAACGGAAACATGAGCAATGTGATCAATTTTGTGTTGTCTGACAAAGCGGTTTTAAAAGGGAATTTTGCTTTAAAAAGTAAAAATTTATATGTAGATGAATTTATGTATGCAAGTCCAGATCCTGCTCCAGTTGATGGACAAGTTGCGAGTGCAGCTGTCAGTTCGGGAGTGGTTGTGATTCCGCCAAACTTCAATTTGAATCTTTCGGCGCATTCGAACAAAGTCTATTGGCAAGGGCTTACGATTTCGGATTTGGCTGGAAATATGAATGTGAACAAAGGCAAATTAAGTTTGAAAGAGTCGGGTTTCAAGATTATTGGTAGTCCCGTAAGAATGGATGTGGTTTATAATAATGAAACTTTGCAAAGAGCTTTTTTTGATTTTAAAATAAAAGCCGAGGATTTTGATATAAAAAGAGCGTATAACGAAATCGAAATGTTTCGTAATATGGCAACAGCGGCAAAAAGTGCTGAAGGAATTGTTTCTTTGGATTATGCTGTAAAAGGGAAGATGAATCAAGACATGAAACCTATATATCCGTCATTGTCTGGAGGCGGAAAGCTTTCTGTGAAAGATGTAAAAATGAAAGGTTTCAAGATGTTTAACAATGTGAGTAAGTCGACTAGTTTTGAAAGCATCAAAGACCCAAATGTGACGAAGGTAGATATTAATACGACCATCAAAAATAATATAATTACTATTGAACAATTCAAATTCAAATTTGCAGGTTTTAGACCTAGAATCGAAGGAACTTCTAATTTTGATGGAAAATTGAACATAAAAATGCGTTTGGGATTACCACCACTAGGAATTATCGGGATTCCGTTGACGGTTACCGGAACACAAGAAAATCCAAAAGTAAAACTCGGTAAAAAAACCGAAGAGATTGAAGAGCAAGAATATATTGAAACCCCTATTAAATAA
- a CDS encoding DUF5689 domain-containing protein: MKPQFYLSIVLLFVFSACVTGEIEVPQMVCNQIDFSTNKTVLEVVKNANSVVTPYPYDDIIEAYVVSTDEYGNYFKTISLQTLATATTPSVGFSVPIDASNLYVDYRLGNKVYLKLKNQYTDIYFGGLRIGGIYANAFNEASVGRLSQNDYKNVLFPSCTTLKDDELVKTMTIPELLKDSNLNTLVELNDVQFAEAAIGRHYFEDDNNVGGGTNWYLLDKNGNQVYLRTSGYARFAASLVPTTKVKVRGVLTKFGVDYQLVVRSESDIEPSTARGIPFFTENFQGAVDKSNLSLPGWANLVQAGSLFWKGAVYNGNGCAEFLISGTKVNSNIGWLISPKIDMDIYKNEVLTFRSAQHHLDVDSPLNTLELYVSKNFDGLDVTKATWVKVNFNVPQQATPWYQFIGSGGVDLSSYTGKINIAFKYIGSGKNTALDGAFQVDDVQIYGEK; this comes from the coding sequence ATGAAACCACAATTTTATTTATCAATCGTTTTGCTTTTTGTTTTTTCGGCTTGTGTTACGGGCGAAATTGAAGTTCCTCAAATGGTTTGCAATCAAATTGATTTTTCGACTAATAAAACAGTTTTAGAAGTGGTTAAAAATGCCAATTCGGTTGTTACGCCATATCCTTATGATGATATTATTGAGGCCTATGTAGTTTCTACAGATGAGTATGGCAATTATTTTAAAACCATTTCTTTGCAAACTTTGGCAACAGCCACCACTCCTTCCGTTGGTTTTAGCGTTCCTATTGATGCTAGTAATTTGTATGTCGACTATCGATTGGGAAACAAAGTTTATTTGAAATTAAAAAATCAATACACCGATATATACTTTGGAGGACTACGTATTGGCGGGATTTATGCCAATGCTTTCAATGAAGCTTCAGTGGGTCGATTGTCGCAAAACGATTATAAAAACGTACTTTTTCCATCTTGCACGACTTTGAAAGACGATGAATTGGTGAAAACCATGACCATTCCAGAATTGTTGAAAGACAGTAATTTAAACACCTTGGTAGAGTTGAATGATGTGCAATTTGCCGAAGCGGCGATTGGTCGTCACTATTTTGAAGATGATAATAATGTTGGTGGCGGTACCAATTGGTATTTGTTGGATAAAAACGGAAATCAAGTGTACCTAAGAACGAGTGGTTACGCCCGTTTTGCTGCTAGTTTAGTTCCCACAACCAAAGTAAAGGTGCGAGGAGTTTTGACCAAATTTGGAGTAGATTATCAACTGGTTGTTCGGTCAGAAAGTGATATTGAACCGTCTACAGCACGTGGCATACCGTTTTTTACAGAAAATTTTCAAGGGGCGGTTGACAAAAGTAATTTGAGTTTGCCAGGTTGGGCCAATCTCGTGCAAGCGGGTTCTTTGTTTTGGAAAGGGGCGGTTTATAATGGCAATGGTTGCGCAGAGTTTTTGATTAGTGGAACAAAAGTGAACTCAAATATTGGCTGGTTGATTTCGCCAAAAATAGATATGGATATTTATAAAAATGAAGTATTAACCTTTAGAAGTGCCCAACACCACTTGGATGTAGATTCTCCTTTGAATACTTTGGAACTTTATGTTTCCAAAAATTTTGATGGATTGGATGTTACCAAAGCCACTTGGGTAAAAGTGAATTTTAACGTGCCGCAACAAGCTACTCCTTGGTATCAGTTTATTGGTTCGGGTGGGGTTGATTTGTCGAGTTACACAGGCAAAATTAACATTGCTTTCAAATACATTGGCTCGGGTAAAAATACGGCTTTGGATGGTGCTTTTCAAGTAGATGATGTTCAGATTTATGGAGAAAAATAG
- a CDS encoding carboxypeptidase-like regulatory domain-containing protein, which yields MRIPLLYFSLLFPFVLLFPQNSTQVSGTVLESKTLQPLSSVVVSLQNTILMQLTSTNGTFVLDVINSGEYLLLVHSQGYKDILLSISVSEDKILNLGTLILEEDVVSEQQSNTIRLLDEEVQDDNGSSVSTSILLQSTKDAFQQAAAFNWGAVRFRMRGLDSEQATTLINGVKMNKVYDGRPQWGNWGGLNDVTRNQELTIGTTASDYSFGGVLGTQEINTRASIFRKGTRITFSATNTNYNWRTIATHASGLMSNGWAYVISAGKRWANEGFFDGTTYDGNSVFVGVEKKINDKHSLNFSGFYTPNARGKNSPNTDEVIQLTSKNYNAYWGFQDGKQRNARVKTVAEPIFMVNHYFTINDHSNLQSSVMYQTGKISNSNIDYQNANSPDPAYYRKLPSYYLSLYTADQGEYSGAFIPDEGNAEKSRLQFLANPQIDWAALYRANQSPILDGNGKISGYAPAQSHYVLYEDRTDDTTIAGNSLFATQINANVMMNAGASFSNLQSHNYQKLIDLLGGAYFEDFDPYYKGSQSQSDLNNPNRKVLKGEAYGYNFNYLAQTFDAFTQFRFTYKTVDFYLAQSFTSTSYQREGLYKNGIYESNSFGKSQKLNFENFGFKGGMIFKISGRQSVTINGAHLTKAPSLKSSFPNARLNNSVISSLESETINSLDASYVFRSPKFQTRLTVYTITQQNATQTSFFYAEGIFDNGAGYTSTNGFVGQTMSHLNKSNQGLEWSVEYNINSTLKTTLAVAYGQYFYTNNPNLHITNDALATVDNPNTTIDFGTALLKNYKQAGMPQQAYSVGLEYRDPHYWWLATNINYLDGRYVDVSPIARTSRFYTNPASGFTFPEATEERAKILLEQEKLQAVALLNVIGGKSWRIQKRYLGLFFSINNVLDTYYKTGGYEQARNANFRQRNQDLASTAPSFANKYFQGYGRTYYLNLNLSL from the coding sequence ATGAGAATACCGCTACTTTATTTTTCCTTGTTGTTTCCCTTTGTATTACTTTTTCCTCAAAATAGCACTCAGGTTTCGGGAACAGTTTTAGAGTCTAAAACACTACAGCCATTATCCTCTGTTGTGGTGTCACTACAAAATACCATCTTGATGCAATTGACAAGTACCAATGGAACCTTTGTATTGGACGTAATTAATTCAGGCGAATATTTACTACTTGTACATAGTCAAGGGTATAAAGATATTTTGTTGTCTATTTCCGTTTCCGAAGATAAAATATTGAATTTAGGTACACTCATTTTAGAGGAAGATGTCGTTTCGGAACAACAGAGCAATACGATTCGACTTTTGGATGAAGAAGTTCAAGATGACAACGGCAGTTCTGTGAGTACTTCTATTTTATTACAATCCACCAAAGATGCTTTTCAGCAAGCCGCTGCCTTCAATTGGGGAGCTGTGCGTTTTAGAATGCGGGGACTCGATAGCGAGCAAGCAACAACGCTTATTAATGGTGTCAAAATGAACAAAGTCTATGACGGCAGACCACAGTGGGGTAACTGGGGCGGACTCAATGACGTGACTCGTAATCAAGAACTCACCATTGGAACGACGGCTTCGGACTATAGTTTTGGAGGTGTTTTGGGAACTCAAGAAATTAATACACGAGCTTCCATTTTTAGAAAAGGAACCCGCATCACTTTTTCGGCAACCAATACCAATTACAATTGGCGAACGATTGCCACGCATGCATCAGGTTTGATGTCGAATGGTTGGGCGTATGTGATTTCGGCGGGTAAACGATGGGCAAATGAAGGTTTTTTTGACGGAACGACTTATGATGGTAATTCGGTTTTTGTGGGTGTCGAAAAGAAAATAAATGATAAACATTCTTTGAATTTCTCTGGTTTTTATACACCCAATGCCAGAGGGAAGAATTCGCCAAATACCGATGAAGTGATTCAGCTTACTTCTAAAAATTATAATGCCTATTGGGGTTTTCAAGACGGGAAGCAACGAAATGCAAGGGTCAAAACGGTAGCAGAACCAATTTTTATGGTGAATCATTATTTTACCATCAACGACCATAGTAATCTGCAATCTTCTGTGATGTATCAGACAGGAAAAATTAGCAATAGTAATATTGATTATCAAAATGCCAACAGTCCCGATCCTGCGTATTATCGAAAGTTACCGAGTTATTATCTTTCGCTATACACTGCCGACCAAGGCGAGTATTCTGGCGCTTTTATTCCAGATGAAGGGAATGCAGAGAAGAGTCGCTTGCAATTTTTGGCTAATCCTCAAATTGATTGGGCTGCTTTGTATCGCGCCAATCAAAGTCCGATATTAGATGGAAACGGTAAAATAAGCGGTTATGCGCCTGCACAAAGTCATTATGTATTGTATGAAGATCGCACCGATGACACTACTATTGCAGGCAACAGCCTTTTTGCTACCCAAATAAATGCCAACGTGATGATGAATGCTGGCGCTTCGTTCTCCAACTTACAATCTCATAATTATCAAAAATTGATTGATTTATTAGGAGGAGCTTATTTTGAAGATTTTGATCCGTATTATAAAGGCAGTCAATCACAATCGGACTTGAATAATCCGAATCGAAAAGTTTTGAAAGGAGAAGCGTATGGGTATAATTTCAATTATTTGGCCCAAACTTTTGATGCTTTTACGCAGTTTAGATTCACTTACAAAACTGTTGATTTTTACCTAGCGCAATCTTTTACTTCTACAAGTTACCAACGAGAAGGATTGTATAAAAACGGAATTTACGAATCTAATTCTTTTGGAAAAAGTCAAAAATTAAACTTTGAGAATTTTGGTTTCAAGGGAGGGATGATCTTTAAAATTTCAGGCAGACAATCGGTAACCATAAACGGAGCACATTTGACCAAAGCACCTTCCTTGAAAAGTAGTTTTCCTAATGCAAGACTCAATAATTCTGTCATCTCTTCCTTGGAAAGTGAAACCATAAATAGTCTAGATGCAAGCTATGTTTTTCGTTCGCCAAAATTTCAAACCCGATTAACAGTTTATACCATTACACAGCAAAATGCAACGCAAACTTCTTTTTTCTATGCCGAAGGGATTTTTGACAACGGTGCAGGTTACACTAGCACCAATGGTTTTGTAGGTCAAACAATGTCTCATTTGAACAAGAGTAATCAAGGGCTAGAATGGAGTGTGGAATACAATATCAATTCGACATTAAAAACAACTCTGGCTGTAGCCTACGGACAGTATTTTTATACAAACAACCCAAATTTGCATATTACAAATGATGCTTTGGCAACCGTTGACAATCCAAATACTACTATTGATTTTGGAACTGCATTACTCAAAAATTACAAGCAAGCCGGAATGCCACAGCAAGCCTATAGTGTAGGTTTGGAGTACCGTGATCCTCATTATTGGTGGTTGGCCACAAATATAAATTATCTGGACGGTCGTTATGTAGATGTTTCGCCTATAGCGAGAACAAGTCGTTTTTATACCAATCCAGCTAGTGGTTTCACATTTCCAGAAGCGACGGAGGAACGAGCCAAAATACTTTTGGAACAAGAAAAGTTGCAGGCTGTAGCTTTGCTTAATGTTATTGGTGGAAAATCTTGGCGCATTCAAAAAAGATATTTGGGTTTGTTTTTCAGCATCAATAATGTGCTAGACACTTACTACAAAACAGGTGGATATGAGCAAGCTCGGAATGCCAATTTTCGTCAACGCAATCAGGATTTGGCGAGCACTGCACCTTCGTTTGCAAACAAATATTTTCAGGGATATGGTCGTACGTATTATCTCAATCTCAATTTAAGTTTATAA
- a CDS encoding c-type cytochrome, which yields MKKIIIFGLVFLAISCKKKEEESFGKQEPAATTEASSEGMPAEAQTPEKLGETIFNGKGTCITCHKVDTKLIGPSVQEIASVYKAKGGSIIAFLKDDAKPLVDPSQYEIMKANFAITKAMSDEELKGLEAYIYSK from the coding sequence ATGAAAAAAATAATAATTTTTGGATTGGTTTTTTTAGCCATTTCTTGCAAAAAGAAAGAAGAAGAATCATTTGGCAAACAAGAACCAGCCGCAACTACGGAAGCCTCTTCTGAAGGAATGCCGGCAGAAGCTCAAACACCAGAAAAATTGGGAGAAACCATTTTTAACGGAAAAGGAACTTGTATAACTTGTCATAAAGTGGATACTAAACTGATTGGGCCCAGCGTACAAGAAATTGCATCGGTTTATAAAGCCAAAGGCGGAAGTATTATCGCGTTCTTAAAAGACGATGCGAAACCCTTGGTTGACCCAAGTCAGTATGAGATTATGAAAGCCAATTTTGCTATTACCAAAGCCATGAGCGATGAAGAATTAAAAGGCCTTGAAGCTTATATTTACAGTAAATAA
- the hemB gene encoding porphobilinogen synthase, giving the protein MFPLQRGRRLRTNESIRSLVRETTLSPSDFMFPMFVAEGENVQVAIPSMPGIFRRSIDLTVKEVKELFELGIRAVNIYVKVSEGLKDNTGKEAWNPNGLMQNTIRAIKTACPEMIVMPDVALDPYSIYGHDGIIANGDVENDSTNDSLVKMAVSHAQAGADFVAPSDMMDGRVLRLRQGLDAAGFHNVGIMSYSAKYASAFYGPFRDALDSAPKESEVEVPKDKKTYQMDYANRIEAIKEAVWDVEEGADMVMVKPGIAYLDIVREVKNAVNVPVTVYHVSGEYAMIKAAAERGWLDNDAIMMEQLMCIKRAGASLISTYFAKEAAILLKK; this is encoded by the coding sequence ATGTTCCCATTACAGCGAGGTAGAAGATTAAGAACCAATGAATCCATTAGAAGTTTGGTTCGCGAAACAACTTTAAGTCCATCCGATTTTATGTTTCCAATGTTTGTTGCAGAAGGCGAAAATGTGCAAGTTGCCATTCCATCTATGCCAGGAATCTTTCGCCGTTCGATAGATTTGACAGTTAAGGAAGTCAAAGAATTATTTGAATTAGGAATTCGCGCAGTCAATATTTATGTGAAAGTAAGCGAGGGTTTAAAAGACAATACAGGAAAAGAAGCGTGGAATCCAAATGGGTTGATGCAAAATACAATTCGTGCTATTAAAACGGCTTGTCCAGAGATGATTGTCATGCCAGATGTGGCATTAGACCCTTATTCTATTTATGGTCACGACGGAATCATTGCCAATGGAGATGTAGAGAATGACTCTACAAATGATTCGCTAGTCAAAATGGCAGTTTCACATGCCCAGGCTGGTGCCGATTTTGTAGCACCATCTGATATGATGGATGGACGTGTGTTGCGTTTGCGTCAAGGTCTTGATGCGGCAGGTTTTCACAATGTTGGAATTATGAGTTATTCCGCTAAGTATGCTTCGGCTTTTTACGGGCCTTTCCGTGATGCTTTGGATAGCGCACCAAAAGAATCGGAAGTCGAAGTACCAAAAGATAAAAAAACGTACCAAATGGATTATGCCAATCGCATCGAAGCTATTAAAGAAGCGGTTTGGGATGTAGAAGAAGGAGCAGATATGGTTATGGTAAAACCAGGAATTGCTTATTTGGATATTGTTCGTGAAGTAAAAAATGCAGTAAATGTTCCTGTGACAGTTTATCATGTTTCCGGTGAATATGCGATGATAAAAGCCGCTGCCGAAAGAGGTTGGTTAGACAATGATGCCATTATGATGGAACAATTAATGTGCATCAAAAGAGCAGGAGCGAGTTTGATCTCTACCTATTTTGCTAAAGAAGCGGCTATACTTTTAAAAAAATAA
- the hemF gene encoding oxygen-dependent coproporphyrinogen oxidase, which yields MKNKFYAYIQTLQDQIVAGLEAVDGQAKFKEDLWERPEGGGGRTRVIENGRVFEKGGVNISAVHGKLPDSMQKLFNVGEADFFACGLSLVLHPKSPMVPTVHANWRYFEMYDEKGNVIQQWFGGGQDLTPYYLFEEDATHFHQTCKTACDKHNPDFYPKYKKQCDAYFWNAHRNEARGIGGLFFDYCKATEEMSMEKWFNFVSEVGNSFLEAYVPIVEKRKELPYTPEQKTWQEIRRGRYVEFNLVHDKGTLFGLKTNGRIESILMSLPPHVQWVYDHHPETGSEEEKLIQVLENPKEWI from the coding sequence ATGAAAAATAAATTCTACGCATACATACAAACTTTACAAGACCAAATCGTAGCAGGACTAGAAGCTGTTGATGGTCAAGCCAAATTTAAAGAAGATCTTTGGGAACGTCCAGAAGGCGGTGGCGGAAGAACTCGAGTAATCGAGAACGGAAGAGTTTTTGAAAAAGGTGGAGTCAATATATCAGCTGTTCACGGTAAATTACCAGACAGTATGCAAAAGCTATTTAATGTAGGTGAAGCAGATTTTTTTGCTTGTGGATTGAGTTTGGTTTTGCATCCAAAAAGTCCAATGGTGCCTACGGTACATGCGAACTGGCGCTATTTTGAGATGTATGACGAAAAGGGAAATGTAATCCAGCAATGGTTTGGAGGCGGACAAGATTTAACCCCTTATTATTTGTTTGAAGAAGATGCAACTCATTTTCACCAAACCTGTAAAACAGCTTGTGATAAACACAATCCAGACTTTTATCCAAAATATAAAAAACAATGTGATGCTTATTTCTGGAATGCACATCGTAATGAAGCCCGTGGAATTGGAGGATTATTCTTTGACTATTGCAAAGCAACCGAAGAGATGAGCATGGAAAAATGGTTTAACTTTGTCTCTGAGGTTGGGAATAGTTTCCTAGAAGCGTATGTTCCGATTGTTGAAAAGAGAAAAGAATTACCTTACACACCAGAACAAAAAACATGGCAAGAAATCCGTCGTGGTCGTTATGTAGAGTTCAATTTGGTGCACGACAAAGGGACTTTATTTGGATTAAAAACCAACGGAAGAATTGAATCGATTTTGATGAGTTTGCCACCACATGTGCAGTGGGTTTATGACCATCATCCAGAAACGGGAAGTGAAGAAGAAAAATTAATTCAAGTGTTAGAGAATCCAAAAGAATGGATTTAA
- the hemE gene encoding uroporphyrinogen decarboxylase, which translates to MLKNDLFLRALKGETVQRPPVWMMRQAGRYLPEFIALRDKYDFFTRCQTPELAAEITVQPIRRIAPDAAILFSDILVIPQAMGIEVEMKPNFGPYLPNPIRTIQDVENVIVPDVHETLGYVFDAIKLTKEMLNDEVPLIGFAGSPWTIMCYAVEGQGSKSFDKAKGFCFSHPEAAHVLLQKITDTTILYLKEKVKSGVDAVQIFDSWGGMLSPTDYQEFSWKYINQIVEALADDAPVIVFGKGCWFALGEMGKSRASALGVDWTCSPRNARYLSGGNITLQGNFDPSRLLSPIPVIKKMVHEMIDEFGKDKYIVNLGHGILPNIPVDHAKAFIDAVKEYGN; encoded by the coding sequence ATGTTAAAGAATGATTTGTTTTTAAGAGCATTAAAAGGTGAAACTGTTCAACGTCCACCCGTTTGGATGATGCGTCAAGCCGGAAGATATTTACCGGAATTTATCGCTTTGCGTGATAAATATGATTTTTTTACCCGTTGTCAAACACCTGAATTGGCTGCCGAAATCACAGTTCAGCCGATTCGTAGAATTGCTCCAGATGCTGCGATTTTGTTTTCAGATATCTTGGTGATTCCGCAAGCAATGGGAATTGAAGTAGAAATGAAACCAAATTTTGGTCCATATTTACCAAATCCGATTCGTACAATTCAGGATGTTGAAAACGTAATCGTTCCAGACGTTCATGAAACTTTAGGATACGTTTTTGACGCTATTAAATTGACCAAAGAAATGTTGAATGATGAGGTGCCATTAATTGGTTTCGCAGGTTCACCATGGACAATTATGTGCTATGCGGTAGAAGGTCAAGGGTCTAAAAGCTTTGATAAAGCCAAAGGTTTTTGTTTCTCACACCCAGAAGCAGCACATGTTTTATTGCAAAAAATTACAGACACGACTATTTTATACCTAAAAGAAAAAGTAAAATCGGGAGTAGATGCCGTTCAGATTTTTGACTCTTGGGGCGGAATGTTATCTCCAACAGACTATCAAGAATTTTCTTGGAAATACATCAACCAAATCGTTGAAGCTCTTGCAGATGACGCTCCAGTGATTGTATTCGGAAAAGGATGTTGGTTCGCTCTTGGCGAAATGGGAAAAAGCCGCGCTTCTGCATTAGGAGTAGACTGGACTTGTTCTCCAAGAAACGCAAGATATTTGTCGGGTGGAAACATTACTTTACAAGGTAATTTTGACCCATCAAGATTATTGTCTCCAATTCCGGTTATCAAGAAAATGGTACACGAAATGATTGACGAATTCGGTAAAGACAAATACATCGTGAACTTAGGTCACGGAATTTTACCTAATATTCCAGTAGACCATGCTAAGGCGTTTATTGATGCTGTGAAGGAATACGGGAATTAG